The DNA region CATAGCGAGCGGTCAGGGTCGTACCCGCTTAGCGGACGAGCCCGCGGTCGGACGACGGATAGCCTGAACGGGTCTGGAAATTCACGCTATGACGACCGGCGAGCGGCGTCGTCCAGGGCGTCGGGCGGAGGGGAGACCGGGGTCGCCATGTCGCAGGAACCCTCGGTGGTGGACGTCGACCGGCAGAACGCGTTGATCGACGAGGCCGCGCACCAGGTGGTCGACCGGCAGATCGACATCCGGCGGGTCGACGACCGCGAGGAGATCGTCGAGGTCCTCACCGATCTTGCGGCCACCGCGCAGCACGAGGTCTGCAGCATGTTGCCGGGCGGACCCTATGAACTGGACTACCTGCGGAGTTCCTGGTCGACGGATGTCGCGACGCTGCACCGCGGGGTGGCGCTGAACGCGCTGTACCAGGGAAACGCCGTCCGTTCGCCGGCCGTGTTGCGCTACCTCACCGATTTCGCGAAAGCCGGAGCCCAGGTGCGGGTCTCCGCCCGTCTGGCCCACCGCACGATCATCGTCGACCGGGCCGTCGCCGTCGTGGGCGTGCAGGAGGACAGTCTGAGTGTGCCGTTCCTCGTCGTGCGGGAGCCGGCGATGGTGCGGAGCTTCCATGCGCAGTTCGTCGCCCAGTGGCGGGTGTCGCCGTCGGTGGGTGTGGGTCCCGAGGACGCGTTGGCCTCCGAGACCGTGCGCGAGACGCTCGAGATCCTGCAGCTCGGGGTGACCGACGAGGTGGCGGCCCGGCGGCTGGGCATCTCGGTGCGGACCGTCCGGCGTCGGGTGGCCGCGGTCATGGAACTGCTCGGGGCCGGCAGTCGCTTCGAGGCGGGGGTACGAGCCGCTCAGGCCGGCTGGCTCTGAATCCCGGTCCCGCGTGGAACGGAAGGCCGCGGAGCAGGTACCCGGTACGGGTTCGCCGGGTACCCGCTCCGTTCGCCGCTACTTGACGCAGAACCCGCAGGTGATCTTGCCCTGCGGAGCGGGCTTGGCGGCGGCCTCGCCGGCGATCGGGACGATCAGCAGACCGGCCGTGAGGGCGCCGGCGGTGAGCAACCGGGCGACGCGGCGGAACGGGCCGGACGTGGTCGGACGGGCGGTGGTGCTGACCGGTGCTGCGTTGAGCTCAGACATGACATTTCCTCCCCCGGCGGACCCCACCGACCCGCCTTGTCTCACTATGCGTGGTTGATTGGTTGCTGTGAGCAATATGGCAGGAAGTTGTCACCGAACGAGGTTGAATCACCACTCTCTGTCAGGAACCGGCCACCCGGTCGCCGTCAGGACGCTGGTGTGCGACAACTGGGCGGGCAGCAAGTGGTGGCGACAAGCGGAACGGTGAGACCGTCCGAAGCCCGTCGGGGGTGGAGTGCGTGAGGATTGAGGGAACGGACG from Nakamurella flava includes:
- a CDS encoding helix-turn-helix transcriptional regulator — translated: MSQEPSVVDVDRQNALIDEAAHQVVDRQIDIRRVDDREEIVEVLTDLAATAQHEVCSMLPGGPYELDYLRSSWSTDVATLHRGVALNALYQGNAVRSPAVLRYLTDFAKAGAQVRVSARLAHRTIIVDRAVAVVGVQEDSLSVPFLVVREPAMVRSFHAQFVAQWRVSPSVGVGPEDALASETVRETLEILQLGVTDEVAARRLGISVRTVRRRVAAVMELLGAGSRFEAGVRAAQAGWL